A window of the Leucothrix mucor DSM 2157 genome harbors these coding sequences:
- a CDS encoding PrkA family serine protein kinase: protein MSIFDHYQSRYESLKEEEYSLQEYLDLCKSEPLTYATAAERMLKAIGEPEVIDTAKDPRLSRIFMNKIIHRYPAFEDFYGMEDSIEQIVSFFRHAAQGLEENKQVLYLLGPVGGGKSSLAEALKALMQKQPIYCIKGSPINESPLGLFGDEDAVILEEDYGIPKRYLNTIMSPWASKRLKEFGGDISQFRVVRRYPSTLNQIAISKTEPGDENNQDISSLVGKVDIRKLEDFPQHDTDAYSYSGGLSLANQGLMEFVEMFKAPIKVLHPLLTATQEGNYNGTESIGAIPFDGVILAHSNESEWQTFKNDRNNEAFIDRVSIVKVPYCLRVSEEIKIYEKLMQHSSLFEAPCAPDTLKMLAEFSILSRLKVPENSSIYSKMRIYDGETLKDVDPKAKTMQEYRDAAGMDEGMSGISTRFAFKILSKVFNFDSTEIAANPVHLMYVLERQIEREQFSEEVQDRYMGYIKEYLSPRYVIFIGKEIQTAYLESYSEYGQNLFDRYVTYADFWIQDQEFRDPETGEILDRTSLNTDLEKIEKAAGISNPKDFRNEVVNFVLRARANNGGKNPDWTSYEKLRRVIEKKMFSSTEELLPVISFSAKSSTDEQRKHDNFVNRMVGRGYTEKQVRLLAEWYLRVRKSQ, encoded by the coding sequence ATGAGTATTTTTGATCATTATCAATCACGTTACGAGTCTTTAAAGGAAGAAGAGTATTCACTACAGGAGTATCTTGACCTGTGTAAGAGTGAACCCTTAACTTATGCCACCGCTGCCGAGCGCATGCTTAAAGCGATTGGCGAGCCAGAGGTTATCGATACCGCGAAGGATCCGCGTCTCAGTCGGATTTTCATGAACAAAATCATTCACCGTTATCCTGCCTTTGAAGATTTCTACGGCATGGAGGATAGCATTGAGCAGATTGTGTCTTTCTTCCGTCATGCGGCTCAAGGCCTTGAAGAAAACAAGCAGGTGCTTTATCTCCTGGGCCCGGTGGGTGGTGGTAAGTCCTCGCTGGCAGAAGCACTTAAAGCACTAATGCAAAAGCAACCCATTTACTGCATTAAAGGCTCTCCCATTAATGAATCACCTCTCGGCCTGTTTGGCGATGAAGATGCGGTGATTCTGGAAGAAGACTACGGCATTCCAAAGCGTTACCTCAATACCATTATGTCGCCATGGGCCTCTAAGCGCCTGAAAGAGTTTGGCGGTGATATTAGCCAGTTCCGCGTAGTACGCCGTTATCCTTCAACGCTGAATCAAATTGCGATTTCCAAGACTGAACCGGGTGATGAGAACAATCAGGATATTTCATCGCTGGTCGGTAAAGTTGATATCCGCAAACTGGAAGATTTTCCACAACACGATACCGATGCCTATAGCTATTCTGGTGGTCTCTCGCTAGCCAACCAAGGCTTGATGGAGTTCGTGGAGATGTTTAAGGCGCCGATCAAAGTGCTGCACCCATTACTGACGGCCACTCAGGAAGGTAACTACAACGGAACTGAAAGCATTGGTGCGATCCCCTTTGATGGTGTAATTTTGGCTCACTCCAATGAGTCGGAATGGCAGACCTTTAAGAATGACCGCAACAATGAAGCGTTTATTGACCGTGTTTCCATTGTCAAAGTGCCTTACTGCCTGCGGGTAAGTGAGGAGATTAAGATTTATGAAAAGCTCATGCAGCACAGCTCGCTGTTTGAAGCACCATGCGCACCCGATACGCTAAAAATGTTGGCTGAGTTCTCGATTCTGTCACGCTTAAAAGTGCCTGAGAATTCCAGCATTTATTCTAAGATGCGCATCTATGATGGCGAGACGTTAAAAGATGTCGACCCTAAAGCCAAAACCATGCAGGAATACCGCGATGCCGCGGGCATGGATGAGGGTATGAGCGGAATCTCAACCCGTTTCGCCTTTAAGATTCTCTCTAAAGTGTTTAACTTTGACTCCACTGAGATTGCGGCCAACCCAGTTCACTTGATGTATGTGCTGGAGCGCCAGATTGAGCGCGAGCAGTTTAGCGAGGAAGTTCAAGACCGCTACATGGGCTACATCAAAGAGTACCTCAGCCCACGTTATGTCATCTTTATTGGTAAAGAGATTCAGACGGCTTATCTGGAGTCGTACTCTGAGTATGGCCAAAACTTGTTTGATCGTTATGTTACTTATGCTGATTTCTGGATTCAGGATCAGGAATTCCGTGACCCTGAAACCGGCGAAATTCTGGATCGTACGTCATTGAATACCGATCTTGAGAAGATTGAGAAAGCAGCCGGTATTAGTAATCCGAAAGACTTCCGAAATGAGGTGGTTAATTTTGTACTGCGTGCCCGCGCTAATAATGGCGGGAAAAATCCTGACTGGACCAGCTATGAGAAACTGCGCCGCGTGATTGAGAAGAAAATGTTCTCTAGCACGGAAGAGTTGCTACCAGTGATTTCATTCAGCGCCAAGTCGTCTACGGATGAGCAGCGTAAGCATGATAACTTTGTGAATCGCATGGTAGGCCGCGGTTACACCGAAAAGCAGGTTCGCTTGCTGGCCGAGTGGTATTTGCGGGTTCGTAAATCACAGTAA
- a CDS encoding potassium channel protein, with protein sequence MFFFVDTLKRLRTLRVLKENKRLLLFFLGISLFFAGYMWQVEGLSLIDTYYFLITTATTVGYGDLSPKTDFGKVLVTVYMVVGIALLGLFLGKVTEWMVDVSSRRKKGLLRMKGQVDLIIAGYPSDDKVHTIITELRNDDRYREARIVCVNNQLEEAPPWMAPLQVGFVRGAASEGQVLKACGIDTAHTVLILANDPALVESDDHSASICAVVERMHPEIRTIIEKVRKDTLLFDVVNTDTVVDVASPSVLAQEVLDAGAIELQNAIFSTHTEGTQYNYHYTGEDTTWSAIALALLDHDAIPEGFKNPGDRHFKLLPKRADVINSQALIKYRGTRLLDELVI encoded by the coding sequence ATGTTCTTTTTTGTCGATACACTCAAGCGTCTGCGGACGCTTCGGGTGCTCAAGGAAAATAAGCGATTGTTGCTATTTTTCTTGGGCATTTCGTTATTTTTCGCTGGGTACATGTGGCAGGTCGAAGGCCTGTCGCTGATCGATACCTATTATTTTCTGATTACAACAGCCACTACCGTTGGCTACGGTGATCTCTCGCCTAAAACTGATTTCGGAAAAGTGCTGGTAACCGTGTACATGGTGGTCGGCATTGCCTTGCTGGGTTTATTCCTCGGTAAAGTCACTGAATGGATGGTGGATGTGAGTTCACGCCGCAAAAAAGGATTACTACGCATGAAAGGTCAGGTTGATTTGATCATTGCCGGCTACCCCAGCGATGACAAGGTACACACTATTATTACCGAGCTGCGTAATGATGACCGCTATCGCGAGGCTCGCATCGTGTGTGTCAATAATCAGCTGGAAGAGGCGCCGCCTTGGATGGCTCCCTTGCAAGTGGGCTTTGTACGCGGTGCGGCTTCAGAAGGGCAGGTGCTAAAAGCTTGCGGGATTGATACGGCGCACACGGTACTCATTCTGGCTAATGATCCTGCGCTGGTAGAGTCAGATGATCACTCTGCGTCGATCTGCGCGGTAGTGGAGCGTATGCATCCTGAGATTCGTACCATTATTGAAAAAGTGCGTAAGGATACCTTGCTGTTCGATGTGGTGAATACCGACACAGTAGTGGATGTGGCTTCGCCTAGTGTATTAGCTCAGGAAGTTCTGGATGCGGGTGCGATCGAGTTGCAGAATGCGATTTTCTCCACCCATACCGAAGGCACTCAATATAATTACCACTATACGGGTGAGGATACGACTTGGTCGGCAATTGCTTTAGCGCTATTGGATCATGATGCGATTCCGGAGGGGTTTAAGAACCCTGGCGATCGTCATTTTAAATTATTGCCAAAGCGCGCTGATGTGATTAATAGCCAAGCGTTGATCAAGTATCGTGGCACCCGTTTATTGGATGAACTGGTTATTTAG